The genomic stretch GAAGTTTGCAGTGTTCATTGAGATCTCAACTTGGCAAGACATGAGAAGAAATCGAACGTACGCGCCCCAACACAAACGTGATCTTGTCGTAGTGCGACACATCGGTACGTTCCAAGACGTAGGGGCTAGAACTCGGCGACGAAAACGGCCGCGCTATGTTAAACTTCATggttgcgacggcggcggcgttagCGAGGGAATAACACGGTACTAGCAGTTTTCTTTAGCAGAACAACAtagcagttttttttttggaaaacgcTGTTGATCAGCCCACCGATCACAGGGCAGAAAATCGGTCGTTGCTCTATCCCGCACGTGGATGGGTCCCACAGCTCCTTATCCTAATGCTGGCCACACAACGCTTCTTTCCTCTTCTCATTATCCAACTCCCACACCGTCCCAATTTTTACCCAGACGAGCACGCCGACGGCCGACCTGCTCCTCCCTGGCCGGCGCGTCGCTACACCGGCACTTCCCCCGACGAGCTTGTTGGCTGGTGAGCGCGGCGCCGCCCCAATGCCCCAGCGCTTCCTCCGACGAGCGCCTCTGTCGACGAGCGCGGCGCCGCCCCAACGGCCCAGCGCCTCCTCCGGCGAGCGCGTCTGCCGGCGAGCGCGGCGCCGCCCCAACGGCCCAGCGCCTCCTCCGGCGAGCGCCTCTGCCAGCGAGCAGGCCGCCCTTTTCCCTCCCCCGGCGACCGTGCCACCCCTGTTCCTCCCATGGCGAGCGCCTCCTGCTCCTCCGGGCAAGTGTGGCCTTTGCTCTCGATCCATCTGCGTCCTACCCCTCCCCCGGCGATGCTCCTCTTACTACTCGGGTACCGCAACGTCCTGACCACCGAGTACCACTGTGGTGATGTCGACGCCGGTACTATCGCTCGAGCCGAAGGTACTGGTGGCGATGTCCAAGGACGTGGGTGGGCACGGGTACGGTAACTTTGTTTTTTATTGTTGTTCttgttaattattgttgtaaatgcaacggtgatttgttgtaaatatatttttggcaTGGTAACTGATTTTATTTAATTGTTGATGGCTATTGTTGTAAACACTTAAACTAGTTGTTATTTTTGTTACTAATTagagctcttttacggtgattggcacggAACTTTGGTTCCATCTAATCGAATTGTTGTTCCGTCTAATCTAAATTTTCGTGACCGTTGATTAAATCCGTGATAACTTTCCTGTAACTTCTATAATGCTATGATAATTCTGAATGGACGTTTTAGACTCCAACTCATCGAATCAGTATCAAACCAAAATCAAAAGCTGATAGAAAAGGAAAAGGGGCCAAATCAGAACAGAAACCAGTCGTGTTCTTCCCACGAgcgacagccgccgccgccccgcagcctccgccgccacccctcgCCCCGACGCGTGGACTGACGGCCCCGGCCTCTCGGTCGCACCCCGCTCTCCTCCGTCGCATCCGCGAGGCGCCCCgcgagccgccgcccctcccccgtCGGGGGACGCACAGCCCGGCCTCTTTGTTTAATTGGAGATCTCATTAATTGATTTACAATTTCTTTGTTGTATCCAGATGCGGATAATTGATCGCAATTGCGAAATTCCTCATGAAGGACCTTTCTGTGATCTGATGTGGAGTGACCCGGAAGAGATAGAGACATGGGGTGTTAGTCCCCGTGGAGCAGGTTGGCTTTTTGGCTCACGGGTGACAACAGAGGTATATTGATGTTTTTTATTCTGGATTGTCTCTATGATGTTTTCATCCAGTACTGACTGCCTGTTGTCCTAATGCAGTTCAACCATGTTAACAATCTTGAGTTAGTTTGCCGGGCTCATCAACTAGTCCAGGAAGGCCTAAAATACATGTTCCAAGACAAGGGTCTTGTAACTGTGAGCTCTCAGTTTTCATATCTCAGACTTGTTCTTGAACTTGTAACCAGTTCCGGGTGctcattttaatttattttcCAGGTGTGGTCTGCACCTAATTATTGTTACAGATGTGGCAACGTTGCTTCTATACTGAGCTTCGGCGAAAATATGGTAGGTCATTCGGTATTTCTATGTCTTATGGGCTTCATCTTGTCTAGTTCAGTTACTATCTTCAACCTGCAATAATCTGCTATAGATATTTCATTTGCCTTCAAAACCTCAAAGAAATTGTTCCGCTCATTCTTTGAATCCTTTGATAGGTGTCAGTGGAAACTTTTACGGCTAATATCAGTGAGATGTACAGTAGCAATTCAATTGTTTTGTATATGAACTTAGGAGATCCTAATAGCGTAGCCAGGTAGAAAAATCTTGGCAACTTAGTTTTCTACCTATTTTGGTCCTGGTTAATACATAGTACATAGTAGTGTTGTAGTGCATACCATAATTTCAGTTATCTCCTGAAAAACAGGGATTGGTTATGTCATTTTTTGTATTTCATAATTTCATTCTGCTGTGTTTTTACTCCATTCACAGGAAAGAGAGGTCAAGTTCTTCACGGAGACCGACGAGAACAACCAAATGCGAGGGCCTAGGACCTCAGTCCCATATTTTCTTTGACCTCTTTTGTACATTGTGTTTTGTGGTTTCTATTTTTTGGGGGCTAAAGATCAATCCAATAGGTGTGTTCATTGTTGTAGCTTCAGCTCATAGTGCAGTCTGATTATCTGATGCAATTGATGTTACAGGTTAATTTAACCCGCTGTAAGATAGATTATTGCGTGTGTAGCTGCCATTGCCACTTGTTCTTTTTTCCCTTCATCACCTATCTGCCCCAAAGTTAAGTTCAATCTGCTGGAAGCCTGGAACGTGTCAAcacatggaggaagaggaaggggaacCGAAAGAATACTAGAAGCTGTCAACTAGCATTGCCTTGTGCAGATCAGAGTCTCCAAGGCAGGGCCATTGTATGATTGTATCTTTCTCATCATTTAACTCAGGAACCTTATTTTAAACCATTTTAAACCTAACTCTGTTGATGTAGTCAAATTTTGCGATGAATGGCGAACATTCTGAGTTCTTTGATGCTGTTCTGTACTTCTGTTTCTGTGGGATGAAGCATAATACTCATTCAGTAAATGATTGAAGGGTTTCTTTTTGTTCATACTGAATTTGATTGTTCGGCAGGGCTTGGCAATTCATATTCACTGAAATGTACTCAAAACTGAACTGAAAGCTCTCTTACTGAGACGAGTTTCTCTAGTTCACGCTTTTGCAAAATCTTCAGACTAGAAGCACGACAAACTGCTAATTTGTCTGAAGCTGCTACATTTCCAAATGTAACCTAGATCTCTTCTCCTAATTTCGTTGTCCATGTAATGCACGCTGTCAGCAACGTAAAAAAAAATCGCCGCAGCGACACTTTCGTCTGGGTGTACAAGAAATGCTTCCTGCTGTAGCGAGTTCCTCTGGACTTTGCCGGACAGAAAGGCTTGGAATCGTCATGCCTCGCTTTGTCACCACGTACCGGCGCACCAACAAAGAGATATTTAACCTGGCCACCATTGTTCCAAGCAAGAGAGtttcataaaaagctaggcaagtAGCAATGGAGAAAGCAAAAATAATGGAGCAGCACTATGAAGGCAATGATTCAGGGTCGGTTGGAGACGGCATGAGCATCTTCGGCCAGAGCATCAA from Lolium rigidum isolate FL_2022 chromosome 4, APGP_CSIRO_Lrig_0.1, whole genome shotgun sequence encodes the following:
- the LOC124650575 gene encoding phytochrome-associated serine/threonine-protein phosphatase 1-like isoform X2, which translates into the protein MRIIDRNCEIPHEGPFCDLMWSDPEEIETWGVSPRGAGWLFGSRVTTEFNHVNNLELVCRAHQLVQEGLKYMFQDKGLVTMWQRCFYTELRRKYGKRGQVLHGDRREQPNARA
- the LOC124650575 gene encoding phytochrome-associated serine/threonine-protein phosphatase 1-like isoform X3, which codes for MRIIDRNCEIPHEGPFCDLMWSDPEEIETWGVSPRGAGWLFGSRVTTEFNHVNNLELVCRAHQLVQEGLKYMFQDKMWQRCFYTELRRKYGKRGQVLHGDRREQPNARA
- the LOC124650575 gene encoding phytochrome-associated serine/threonine-protein phosphatase-like isoform X1, coding for MRIIDRNCEIPHEGPFCDLMWSDPEEIETWGVSPRGAGWLFGSRVTTEFNHVNNLELVCRAHQLVQEGLKYMFQDKGLVTVWSAPNYCYRCGNVASILSFGENMEREVKFFTETDENNQMRGPRTSVPYFL